The nucleotide sequence GATCGTTCAGTTTATAGCCGGACCCTATATAGACCGGTTTAAAAGAACATCAGTAATGAGAGGCTCAGAGGCGTTGAGAGCTTCCGTATACTTGATGCTTCTGATTTTAATTTCAGCAGGATTCAATGAAGAGGCCCTGCTATATGCGGCTGCTTTCTTAACCTCCATTACTGCATATGATCCTGCTGCTGCAGCCCTTGTTCCAAAGCTTGTGCAAAAGGAGGATTTGGTAAAAGTAAATGCAGGAATTTCAGGCGGCGTGCAATTCATGAGGTTCTTGGCGCTTCCCGCATCAGGGTTTCTGGTATCTGTTTTAAATGATAAAAGTTCTCTTATTCTTGTTGTCAGTGTATTTTCTGTTTCCTTTATCATGATAGGGTTCTTAAGAGAAAAGCCTGCAGAATTTGAGAATAAAGCACCATGGATAAAGAAATTCAAAGAAGGCACGCTCATTTACCGGAAACATAAAATACTCCTGTTCCTCGGAGGGCTTGTTTCCATCACTAGCTTTGGCGTGTTTGCTGCCCAGACCATGTATATTCCATTTGTCGCAGAAGTTCTGGGAGGGTCATCTTTTGAGTATGGCCTGTTTGACGCTTCTTTTCCCCTTGGTTACATAGCCGGCAGTTTTGCGGCGTCCAGGATAAAAGTAAAGGAAACCTCCATCTATCAAATCATGATGCTGGCACTGTTTATCGGAGGCTCTACTTACTTGGCACTTGGTGCTGCAGAGTCACTGGCAGCGGCGATGGTCATTGAAGTCGCAGCAGGTGCAGCTATGCCGTTTTGGAATGTTTACAGCACTACGCTTTATCAAAAGCTTGTGCCGCAGTCCATTCTTGGGCAGGTTTTCTCAGTCAGGTTCCTCCTGACAAAGGCAGCTGCGCCGCTTGGAATTATTTACGGTACGGCATGTGCGTCCCAATTTGGCATAGCGGCACTCTTTCTTTCGATTGGTGCCATCATTTGCACAGTTTCGGGGGGAGGACTTCTTTATCTGGTATTCAGAAGCCGGTCAGCTCCACCACAAACTATAATAAAAGATTAATTATGCAACCGTTTTGTATTTATTTGTTGTAAAAAAACTGTAAACAACGGACAGACATACTTTACAATCTCTCAAAACTTCCTTAAAACTCATCCCATAGACTAGTACTTGTAAACAAAACATTCTATTGGAGGTTTTTTGATTGTTTAATAGGAAGATTGGAAAAATTGCTGTTCCGGTTGCAGTACTTTCAGCTGTAGTTGCGGCAAGTGTCATTGGAAATTTTCCAAATGCTAAGGCAAGTGAAGCGGAAGCTGCTGGAAAAAAACCGAATGAAATAAAAAACGTTATTTTCCTGGTCGGAGACGGAATGGGCGTATCCTATACATCAGCATACCGCTATCTAAAAGACGACCCTTCTACACCGCAGGCTGAGCGTACAGAATTTGATCAGCACCTTGTCGGCAATCAAATGACCTACCCTGAAGATCCTAAGGAAAATGTAACAGATTCAGCATCGGCTGCAACTGCGATGTCAACAGGATACAAGACATTCAACGCTGCAATTGGCGTAGACAATGACGGTACAGAGCTTAAAACCGTTTTAGAATCGGCAAAAGAAAAAGGAAAGGCGACAGGTCTTGTTGCTACGTCGGAAATCACTCATGCTACACCTGCTTCATTCGGTGCACATGATATGAACCGAAAAAACATGAACGCTATTGCAGATGATTATTACGATGAACTGATCAACGGCAAACATAAAGTGGATGTCATGCTGGGCGGAGGCTTAAGCAATTTTGAGCGAGCTGACCGCAATCTTGCAGAAGAATTCCAGAAAGACGGGTACAGCTATGTGACATCCAAAGAAGAAATGATGAAGGATAAAAATCAGCAGGTTCTTGGATTGTTTGCTGATGGAGGCCTTCCAAAAATGATTGACCGCGAAAAAGAAACACCTTCTCTTGAAGACATGACAAGTTCAGCTCTTTCAAGACTGAATCAAGATAAAGACGGGTTTTTCCTGATGGTCGAGGGAAGCCAGGTTGACTGGGCTGGACATGACAACGATATTGTAGGAGCTATGAGTGAAATGCAGGATTTTGAAAAAGCCTACAAAGCAGCGATTGAATTTGCCAAAAAGGACAAGCATACACTTGTTGTGGCTACTGCAGACCATTCAACAGGCGGTTATTCAATAGGAGCTGACGGCGATTACAACTGGTTTGGAGAGCCGATCAAAGCTGCAAAGCGCACACCTGACTTTATGGCAGCCCAAATCGTTGAAGAAGGCGCAGATCCTGAAAAAACGTTAAAGCAGTATATCGATCTTGAATTAACGGCTGAAGAAATCAATTCTGTCAAAGATGCAGCAGAAAAAGGCAAAGCAGACAAAGATAAAGGAATTCTCCGTGTTGATAATGCGATAGAAGCCATCTTTAATAAGCGCTCCAATACTGGCTGGACAACAGACGGACATACAGGTGAAGACGTTCCTGTCTTTGCTTACGGACCAGGGAAAGAATTGTTCGCAGGTCATAAAGACAACACAGATCACGCAGAAATCATCTTTGATATATTAGAAAAAAGCAAAAAGAAATAACCAGGCTGTATCATGACTCTGCTGCGAAAGCGGCGGAGTCTGTGATCATGCCGGCAGATTGGCAAATAGAGAAAGGGGACAACATGATGAAACATGCATGGCTTATGCTATCTTTGACAATCGTACTTTCTGCTTGTTCTGCACAGGCGACAGAACCTGACCAAAATGAGAAGAAACAGGAACAGAAGACTGAAACATCCGCATCATCACCCTCAAATCAAAATGCCACTGAAGACAGCTACGTGCCAAATCCCCAGATAACGGATGACCGTTCACTCCTTGAACCGGGTCAAACCTTGAAAGATGACAAAGGCGCAGCTGAGCTGAAAGCCATCAGCAGCCTGAATCAAACCTACAAAGCAGGGGATGTAGAACTGACGATAAAAGATGTGAAAATGATCGAGCATACACCTGCCTACAGCATGATTGATTTTTTTCACACATTCACCCATGAAGAAACGTTTGACATCATCAAAGCTGAGGTAGAGGTGAAAAACACGTCAGATCAGCCCGTCTACTTCTCTCCTGTTGCTATGCTAGAGACAGACAATGGCCAGCGAATTGACTGGGAATCAGATATTTACCTTGAGGATTTGAACGGAGAACTGGGCGCGAATCAAACAAAAAAGGGTAACATCGGATTTATTCTGGAACATTCCGAAGAGCCTGTTAAAGGTGTCACGCTGCTGACAAGCGATGTGC is from Bacillus sp. FSL H8-0547 and encodes:
- a CDS encoding DUF4352 domain-containing protein, encoding MKHAWLMLSLTIVLSACSAQATEPDQNEKKQEQKTETSASSPSNQNATEDSYVPNPQITDDRSLLEPGQTLKDDKGAAELKAISSLNQTYKAGDVELTIKDVKMIEHTPAYSMIDFFHTFTHEETFDIIKAEVEVKNTSDQPVYFSPVAMLETDNGQRIDWESDIYLEDLNGELGANQTKKGNIGFILEHSEEPVKGVTLLTSDVLNAEQKTESKAQKITVPFK
- a CDS encoding MFS transporter; protein product: MKPVKLLFYNQLLSVYASTFGTFLLSWILYEETGSKLAMGTLWLVSISGQLIVQFIAGPYIDRFKRTSVMRGSEALRASVYLMLLILISAGFNEEALLYAAAFLTSITAYDPAAAALVPKLVQKEDLVKVNAGISGGVQFMRFLALPASGFLVSVLNDKSSLILVVSVFSVSFIMIGFLREKPAEFENKAPWIKKFKEGTLIYRKHKILLFLGGLVSITSFGVFAAQTMYIPFVAEVLGGSSFEYGLFDASFPLGYIAGSFAASRIKVKETSIYQIMMLALFIGGSTYLALGAAESLAAAMVIEVAAGAAMPFWNVYSTTLYQKLVPQSILGQVFSVRFLLTKAAAPLGIIYGTACASQFGIAALFLSIGAIICTVSGGGLLYLVFRSRSAPPQTIIKD
- a CDS encoding alkaline phosphatase; protein product: MFNRKIGKIAVPVAVLSAVVAASVIGNFPNAKASEAEAAGKKPNEIKNVIFLVGDGMGVSYTSAYRYLKDDPSTPQAERTEFDQHLVGNQMTYPEDPKENVTDSASAATAMSTGYKTFNAAIGVDNDGTELKTVLESAKEKGKATGLVATSEITHATPASFGAHDMNRKNMNAIADDYYDELINGKHKVDVMLGGGLSNFERADRNLAEEFQKDGYSYVTSKEEMMKDKNQQVLGLFADGGLPKMIDREKETPSLEDMTSSALSRLNQDKDGFFLMVEGSQVDWAGHDNDIVGAMSEMQDFEKAYKAAIEFAKKDKHTLVVATADHSTGGYSIGADGDYNWFGEPIKAAKRTPDFMAAQIVEEGADPEKTLKQYIDLELTAEEINSVKDAAEKGKADKDKGILRVDNAIEAIFNKRSNTGWTTDGHTGEDVPVFAYGPGKELFAGHKDNTDHAEIIFDILEKSKKK